Proteins encoded together in one Pseudomonas asiatica window:
- a CDS encoding YqcC family protein — MIEQRILDVADHLLLIERELQVQGWWDDEPPSDEALASTVPFAVDTLSFEQWLQWIFLPRMKIIIELGHPLPSASGILVMAETVFTDRPEQSRELRRLLAAFDQLIAPSA, encoded by the coding sequence ATGATCGAGCAGCGCATTCTGGATGTTGCCGACCACCTGCTGCTGATCGAACGAGAGCTGCAGGTGCAAGGCTGGTGGGATGACGAGCCGCCAAGCGATGAGGCACTGGCCAGCACGGTGCCTTTCGCAGTCGATACCCTCAGTTTCGAGCAGTGGCTCCAATGGATCTTCCTGCCGCGGATGAAGATCATTATCGAGCTGGGCCACCCGCTGCCTAGTGCGTCCGGCATCCTGGTAATGGCTGAAACGGTATTTACCGACCGGCCAGAGCAAAGTCGTGAGCTACGCCGCCTGTTGGCAGCATTTGACCAATTGATTGCTCCTTCCGCCTGA